From a region of the Micropterus dolomieu isolate WLL.071019.BEF.003 ecotype Adirondacks linkage group LG21, ASM2129224v1, whole genome shotgun sequence genome:
- the lg21h12orf43 gene encoding protein CUSTOS isoform X1: protein MAATAKKMSGVSDDSSSSDDEALRRCREAVWETRTDKKKDGDSSVQQSKRVAVAAHEHDGNELQVTQEFRTHVAKKLGHLLDSCITEMQNETSSSVKSAQFDDNDEGFLLFSTSVPGQTAVDPPAPVRRRTVPSSSDSDSEMETRLREAAVSVKDLLPSSSLPSTLSTPSSETIEKTKKKLTEEGECHVVKKKKKKRKQKQGESDSAGSPLNAQGNGELGSSEQEHTQVKVKRKKKKKREDVLN from the exons ATGGCGGCCACCGCTAAAAAGATGTCTGGTGTGTCGGACGACTCCAGCAGCAGTGACGATGAAGCTCTCAGGAGATGTCGGGAGGCAGTTTGGGAAACAAGAACCGACAAGAAGAAAG ATGGGGACAGCAGTGTGCAACAGTCAAAGCG TGTTGCTGTCGCTGCCCATGAACATGATGGCAACGAGCTCCAGGTCACCCAAGAGTTTCGAACACACGTCGCCAAAAAGTTGGGACATCTTCTTGACAG TTGCATTACAGAGATGCAGAACGAAACCTCATCCAGTGTGAAATCAGCACAatttgatgataatgatgaag gatttCTTCTGTTTTCAACGTCAGTCCCGGGACAGACAGCTGTGGATCCTCCAGCTCCTGTCAGGCGTCGAACTGTCCCCAGCTCAAG TGACAGCGACAGTGAGATGGAAACGAGGCTGAGGGAGGCAGCGGTGTCTGTCAAAGACCTCTTACCTTCATCGTCGCTGCCCTCTACACTCTCAACTCCATCATCAGAAACAatagaaaagacaaagaagaaactGACAGAGGAAGGGGAGTGCCATGTTgttaagaaaaagaagaagaagaggaaacaaaaacaaggaGAGAGTGACTCTGCAGGCTCTCCTCTTAATGCTCAAGGCAATGGTGAGCTTGGGAGCTCTGAGCAGGAGCACACGCAAGTCAAAGTAAAacggaaaaagaaaaagaagcgAGAAGATGTTTTGAACTGA
- the lg21h12orf43 gene encoding protein CUSTOS isoform X2, whose product MKLSGDVGRQFGKQEPTRRKMGTAVCNSQSALWCWILSRCATSVAVAAHEHDGNELQVTQEFRTHVAKKLGHLLDSCITEMQNETSSSVKSAQFDDNDEGFLLFSTSVPGQTAVDPPAPVRRRTVPSSSDSDSEMETRLREAAVSVKDLLPSSSLPSTLSTPSSETIEKTKKKLTEEGECHVVKKKKKKRKQKQGESDSAGSPLNAQGNGELGSSEQEHTQVKVKRKKKKKREDVLN is encoded by the exons ATGAAGCTCTCAGGAGATGTCGGGAGGCAGTTTGGGAAACAAGAACCGACAAGAAGAAAG ATGGGGACAGCAGTGTGCAACAGTCAAAGCG CTTTATGGTGCTGGATATTGTCTCGCTGTGCAACTAGTGTTGCTGTCGCTGCCCATGAACATGATGGCAACGAGCTCCAGGTCACCCAAGAGTTTCGAACACACGTCGCCAAAAAGTTGGGACATCTTCTTGACAG TTGCATTACAGAGATGCAGAACGAAACCTCATCCAGTGTGAAATCAGCACAatttgatgataatgatgaag gatttCTTCTGTTTTCAACGTCAGTCCCGGGACAGACAGCTGTGGATCCTCCAGCTCCTGTCAGGCGTCGAACTGTCCCCAGCTCAAG TGACAGCGACAGTGAGATGGAAACGAGGCTGAGGGAGGCAGCGGTGTCTGTCAAAGACCTCTTACCTTCATCGTCGCTGCCCTCTACACTCTCAACTCCATCATCAGAAACAatagaaaagacaaagaagaaactGACAGAGGAAGGGGAGTGCCATGTTgttaagaaaaagaagaagaagaggaaacaaaaacaaggaGAGAGTGACTCTGCAGGCTCTCCTCTTAATGCTCAAGGCAATGGTGAGCTTGGGAGCTCTGAGCAGGAGCACACGCAAGTCAAAGTAAAacggaaaaagaaaaagaagcgAGAAGATGTTTTGAACTGA